The following are encoded together in the Dyella terrae genome:
- a CDS encoding error-prone DNA polymerase → MNDYAELHCLSNFSFQRGASSARELFDRAKECGYRALAITDECSLAGIVRAYEASRDTGLPLIVGAEFQIEGGTKLVLLCENLQGYTALCALITRGRRVAEKGTYRVTRDDFADGLPGTLALWLPQGDLRQERGAWLKTLFDGRLWLAVELHHGSDDARRFEELRTLAEALALPMVATGDVHMHVRRRRALQDVMTAIRHRRTVAEAGDLLFPNGERHLRTREALSAIYSAELMAESVRIAECCHFVMTDINYRYPAELVPEGETPTTWLRHLTEEGLKWRWPQGEPKKVRDQVEYELKLVEKLEYESYFLTVHEIVAFARSKDILCQGRGSAANSAVCYALGVTAVDPATTTLLVERFISAERNEPPDIDIDFEHERREEVIQHIYEKYGRERAALAATVISYRGRSAVRDVARALGLPSDQIDLLSRTFAWQDGDDPMDGRLRERGFDPDSPLLRRVLVLTAELMGFPRHLSQHVGGFVISDQPLSNLVPVENASMPDRTIIQWDKDDLDTMRLLKVDCLALGMLTCIRKCLALLQHHHGRVETLASIPPDDDATYELIQRADTIGVFQIESRAQMAMLPRHRPENFYDLVIQVAIVRPGPIQGDMVHPYLRRKRGEEKVTFPSEKLRGVFERTLGVPLFQEQVMKLAIEAAEYSPGEADQLRRSMAAWRRNGDMEIHRQRLMAGMLKNGFTEEFAARLFEQIKGFGSYGFPESHAASFALLVYASCWLKCHYRAAFMCALLNAQPMGFYDASQIVQDTQRHGIKVRPVDVRHSDWDNMLEDDPSSKGGFALRLGFRQVRGCRQEVMAQLMIARARRPFDDVADLCARAGLNRHQQEALAEADALRGLAGHRHRARWAMAGIEAQLPLFGNTSPQEDDVALPPPSQGESTLADYARMGLSLGPHPLRQIRARLRAAKCVDSRSLQGCLHASHVRAAGLVTQRQRPQTASGVTFITLEDEYGPINVVVWSHVAERQRRIFLESRLLGVDGRWEHVDGVSHLIAHRLHDLSELLGSLDSRSRDFH, encoded by the coding sequence ATGAACGACTACGCCGAGCTGCATTGCCTGTCGAATTTTTCGTTCCAGCGTGGTGCGTCCAGCGCGCGTGAACTGTTCGATCGGGCAAAGGAGTGCGGCTATCGTGCGCTAGCGATCACTGATGAATGTTCGTTGGCCGGTATCGTGCGCGCTTACGAGGCGTCGCGTGACACGGGGCTGCCTCTGATCGTCGGTGCCGAGTTCCAGATCGAAGGTGGCACGAAGCTGGTGTTGTTGTGCGAGAACCTGCAAGGCTATACGGCGTTGTGCGCCCTTATCACGCGCGGGCGTCGCGTGGCGGAGAAGGGTACGTATCGCGTGACGCGCGATGATTTTGCTGATGGCCTGCCGGGTACGCTGGCCTTGTGGTTGCCGCAAGGCGATTTGCGGCAGGAGCGAGGTGCCTGGCTGAAGACCTTGTTCGATGGGCGCCTGTGGTTGGCCGTCGAACTGCATCACGGGTCGGATGATGCGCGCCGCTTCGAAGAACTGCGCACGCTGGCCGAGGCGCTGGCATTGCCGATGGTGGCGACGGGCGACGTGCATATGCACGTGCGCCGCCGTCGCGCCCTGCAGGACGTGATGACGGCGATCCGCCATCGCCGCACCGTGGCCGAAGCAGGCGACCTGTTATTTCCCAATGGCGAGCGGCATCTGCGTACACGCGAAGCCTTGTCGGCGATCTACTCAGCGGAGCTGATGGCCGAAAGCGTGCGCATCGCCGAGTGCTGCCATTTCGTGATGACGGATATCAACTATCGCTATCCCGCCGAGTTGGTGCCGGAGGGCGAGACGCCGACCACATGGCTGCGGCATTTGACGGAGGAAGGCCTGAAGTGGCGCTGGCCGCAGGGTGAGCCGAAGAAGGTGAGGGATCAGGTTGAGTACGAGCTAAAGCTGGTCGAGAAGCTTGAGTACGAGTCGTACTTCCTCACCGTTCACGAGATCGTGGCGTTTGCGCGCAGCAAGGACATTCTTTGCCAGGGGCGCGGGTCGGCGGCGAACTCGGCTGTCTGCTATGCGTTGGGCGTGACGGCGGTGGACCCGGCCACGACCACGCTGCTGGTCGAGCGCTTTATCTCTGCAGAGCGCAACGAGCCGCCGGATATTGATATCGACTTCGAGCATGAGCGGCGCGAAGAGGTCATCCAGCACATCTACGAAAAGTACGGCCGGGAGCGTGCCGCGCTGGCCGCCACGGTAATCAGCTATCGCGGCCGCAGCGCCGTGCGCGACGTGGCGCGTGCCCTCGGTTTGCCCTCGGACCAGATCGATCTGTTGTCGCGCACCTTTGCGTGGCAGGACGGCGACGACCCGATGGATGGCCGCCTGCGCGAGCGCGGTTTCGACCCTGATAGTCCACTGTTACGCCGTGTGCTCGTGCTTACGGCGGAATTGATGGGTTTTCCGCGCCACCTGTCCCAGCACGTGGGTGGCTTCGTCATCTCCGATCAGCCGCTGTCGAATCTGGTGCCGGTGGAGAACGCCTCCATGCCCGATCGCACCATCATCCAATGGGACAAGGATGATCTGGACACCATGCGCCTGCTGAAGGTGGATTGTCTGGCACTGGGCATGCTTACCTGCATCCGCAAGTGTCTGGCCTTGTTGCAGCATCACCATGGTCGCGTGGAAACGCTGGCGTCGATTCCTCCGGATGATGACGCGACCTATGAGCTGATCCAGCGTGCCGACACCATCGGCGTGTTCCAGATCGAATCGCGTGCGCAGATGGCCATGCTGCCGCGGCACCGGCCGGAGAATTTCTACGACCTGGTGATCCAGGTGGCCATCGTTCGTCCTGGTCCGATCCAGGGAGACATGGTGCACCCGTACCTGCGTCGCAAGCGTGGGGAAGAGAAAGTCACCTTTCCCTCTGAAAAGCTCCGTGGCGTTTTTGAGCGCACCTTGGGTGTGCCGCTGTTCCAGGAGCAGGTGATGAAGCTGGCTATCGAGGCGGCCGAATACTCGCCCGGCGAAGCGGATCAACTGCGCCGCTCGATGGCTGCATGGCGACGCAACGGCGACATGGAAATTCATCGCCAGCGGCTGATGGCCGGCATGCTGAAAAATGGATTCACAGAGGAGTTCGCCGCACGTCTGTTCGAGCAGATCAAGGGCTTTGGCTCGTATGGGTTCCCCGAGAGCCATGCGGCGAGCTTTGCCTTGCTGGTGTATGCCAGCTGCTGGCTCAAATGCCATTACCGCGCGGCTTTCATGTGCGCCTTGCTCAATGCGCAACCAATGGGGTTCTACGACGCTAGCCAGATCGTGCAGGACACACAGCGTCACGGCATCAAGGTGCGGCCGGTGGATGTGCGCCATAGCGACTGGGACAACATGCTTGAGGACGACCCTTCGTCGAAGGGTGGTTTTGCGCTTCGGCTGGGCTTCCGACAAGTGCGCGGATGCCGCCAGGAAGTGATGGCGCAGTTGATGATCGCGCGGGCCCGTCGGCCATTCGACGACGTGGCCGACCTATGCGCCCGCGCCGGGCTCAACCGCCATCAGCAGGAGGCGCTGGCCGAGGCGGATGCATTGCGCGGCCTGGCGGGGCACCGTCATCGCGCGCGTTGGGCGATGGCGGGCATCGAGGCGCAATTGCCGCTGTTCGGCAACACCAGTCCGCAGGAGGACGACGTGGCCTTGCCGCCACCGTCACAGGGTGAAAGCACGCTGGCCGATTACGCGCGCATGGGGCTCAGCCTGGGGCCGCATCCCCTGCGGCAGATTCGCGCGCGTCTTCGCGCCGCCAAATGCGTGGATTCACGTAGTTTGCAGGGCTGCCTTCACGCCAGTCACGTGCGCGCTGCGGGCTTGGTCACACAGCGGCAGCGCCCGCAGACCGCCAGTGGTGTGACCTTCATCACCCTGGAAGACGAGTACGGTCCCATCAATGTCGTGGTGTGGAGCCACGTGGCTGAGCGGCAGCGGCGTATTTTTCTGGAGTCACGCTTGCTCGGCGTGGACGGTCGCTGGGAGCACGTGGATGGCGTGAGTCACCTTATCGCGCATCGCCTGCATGACCTGAGCGAGCTGCTGGGTTCGCTGGACAGTCGTTCGCGTGACTTCCATTGA
- a CDS encoding DUF3470 domain-containing protein, which yields MTSIECTVSVCRRGDAELAKQWPVINAKIPAMFDAADWDGRPHKRAFLIR from the coding sequence GTGACTTCCATTGAGTGCACGGTTTCAGTGTGTCGCCGGGGAGATGCCGAGCTCGCCAAGCAGTGGCCGGTCATCAACGCCAAGATTCCGGCCATGTTCGACGCCGCCGACTGGGACGGCCGCCCGCATAAGCGGGCTTTCCTGATTCGCTGA